AACTTTAAGGCCTGAGGGTACAGCATCGGTTGTTCGAGCTTTCGTAGAAAAAAAGATGTTCGGGAGTCCTAATCAACCTACAAAACTATTTTATATGGGTCCAATGTTTCGTTACGAAAGACCGCAATCAGGAAGGTTTCGTCAATTTGTACAATTTGGCATAGAAGCGCTCGGAAGTAATGACCCTGCAATTGATGCTGAAGTAATTGCGATAGCAATGGACTTATACAAAAGCTTAGGGCTTACTAATTTAAAGCTTGTTATCAACAGCTTAGGTGATCAGGGAAGTAGAGTGGCTCATCGTGATGCCCTTATTAAGCACTTTGAACCTAAAATTGATGAGTTTTGCACCGATTGTCAAACTAGATTGGAGAAAAATCCATTAAGAATTTTAGATTGTAAAAAGGATCAAGGTCATGAATTGATGAATTCGGCACCTTCCATATTGGAATATTTAAATGATGAATCAAAAATATATTTTGATAAGGTTCAGACGTATTTAACAAGCTTACACATTCCCTTTGAAGTAGACGCTCGCCTAGTTCGAGGACTTGATTATTATAATCATACCGCATTTGAAATAATGAGTAATGCAGAGGGCTTTGGCTCCATTACAACTTTATGTGGTGGTGGTAGATATAACGGTTTAGTACAGAGTATTGGTGGGCCAGAAACACCTGGTGTTGGGTTTGCGCTAAGTATAGAACGACTGTTAGCAGCAATTGATGCTGAGAAAATACAGCTTCCTATAACGAGTCACATCGATTGTTACGTTGTTACGCTAGGAGATAAAGCGAAGGATATGTCCGTCTCCATAGTACATCAATTACGGAATGCTGGCATAATTGCGGAGAAAGATTATCAAGATAAGAAGTTAAAAGCTCAATTCAAATCGGCTGACAGGTTACAGGCAAAATTTGTTGCTGTATTAGGTGACGAAGAGATAGAGAGAAACGTAATTAATGTAAAAAATATGAGTACTGGTGAACAAAATGAAATAGATCTGAATGATTTTACGTCATATGTAATGGAAAACATACAATAGGGGGATTCTTATGTTTGGAAGATCATATTTTTGTG
This portion of the Cytobacillus sp. IB215665 genome encodes:
- the hisS gene encoding histidine--tRNA ligase, which produces MSYQIPRGTQDILPDEVERWQYVEEKARELCGKYNYKELRTPVFEHTELFARGVGETTDIVQKEMYTFEDRGQRSLTLRPEGTASVVRAFVEKKMFGSPNQPTKLFYMGPMFRYERPQSGRFRQFVQFGIEALGSNDPAIDAEVIAIAMDLYKSLGLTNLKLVINSLGDQGSRVAHRDALIKHFEPKIDEFCTDCQTRLEKNPLRILDCKKDQGHELMNSAPSILEYLNDESKIYFDKVQTYLTSLHIPFEVDARLVRGLDYYNHTAFEIMSNAEGFGSITTLCGGGRYNGLVQSIGGPETPGVGFALSIERLLAAIDAEKIQLPITSHIDCYVVTLGDKAKDMSVSIVHQLRNAGIIAEKDYQDKKLKAQFKSADRLQAKFVAVLGDEEIERNVINVKNMSTGEQNEIDLNDFTSYVMENIQ